In a single window of the Antennarius striatus isolate MH-2024 chromosome 3, ASM4005453v1, whole genome shotgun sequence genome:
- the LOC137593040 gene encoding protein limb expression 1 homolog — translation MSEVKEEESIMSYLPQSETDTSLKDLNVVAMLHDFWEQRKMSPSHSSSSDTGGCGGDVSIQRESVLLYESAPSPGPPYICYVTLPGGSCFGNFKVCDSQAEARRDAARVALMNSLVNELPCRRITPHFITQSLAQAAADSSVSVEDASDPSTSLGTYSLLLHSFMGRTMLEFQEMMTVFQLLHWNGTLKALRQRQCSRQSVINYYSQRGLDEYIRSSLALDWLGREQRSPGRLGEELLVAQRELVLAQRRGIELRFYKEKTEILCLALSQAYIHHTPDTSLLVPSNTHEQEQFPLLTMNSQNSGIQTTPRSSPSPNLHRNTKPAVCHSYDKPMSSISFLSCQIETSEDLE, via the exons ATGAGTGAGGttaaagaggaggagagcatCATGTCATACCTGCCACAGAGTGAGACCGACACCAGCCTCAAAGACC TTAATGTAGTAGCCATGCTCCATGACTTCTGGGAGCAGCGGAAGATGAGTCCATCACACAGTTCCTCCAGTGATACTGGAGGTTGCGGAGGGGACGTGTCCATCCAGAGAGAGAGTGTGCTGCTGTATGAATCCGCTCCGTCTCCTGGTCCTCCATACATCTGTTACGTCACCCTGCCTGGAGGAAGTTGCTTTGGAAACTTTAAG GTGTGTGACAGTCAGGCAGAGGCTCGGAGGGATGCAGCCCGTGTGGCTCTGATGAACTCACTTGTGAACGAGCTGCCATGTCGACGCATCACCCCTCATTTCATTACTCAGAGTTTGGCCCAAGCAGCCGCTGACAGCTCT GTCTCTGTTGAAGATGCGAGTGATCCAAGCACCAGTTTAGGAACCTACAGTTTGTTGCTCCACTCCTTCATGGGACGGACTATGCTGGAGTTCCAG GAGATGATGACAGTTTTTCAACTGTTGCACTGGAACGGGACACTGAAGGCTTTGAGACAAAGACAGTGTTCTCGACAG AGTGTGATAAACTATTACTCGCAGCGAGGACTTGATGAGTACATACGCAGCAGCTTGGCTTTGGATTGGCTCGGACGGGAGCAGAGGTCACCGGGGCGTCTTggagaggagctgctggtggCACAGAGGGAGCTCGTGCTAGCGCAGCGTCGAGGCATAGAGCTACGATTCTATAAGGAAAAGACCGAGATCCTCTGCTTGGCTCTCAGTCAAGCATACATTCAccacacacctgacacctcaCTTCTGGTGCCAAGCAACACACACGAGCAAGAACAATTTCCCTTACTCACAATGAATAGCCAGAACTCAGGAATTCAGACCACCCCACGCAGCAGTCCTTCACCAAACCTCCACAGAAACACTAAGCCAGCTGTCTGTCACTCCTATGACAAACCTATGTCCTCTATCAGCTTTTTATCTTGCCAAATTGAGACTTCAGAAGACTTGGAATAA
- the riok2 gene encoding serine/threonine-protein kinase RIO2 — translation MGKLNVVVLRYLSRDDFRVLTAVEMGMKNHEIVPVSLLASIASLKHGGCNKVLRELVKHKLVAYEHTKTVQGYRLNNGGYDYLALKTLCSREVIISVGNQMGVGKESDIYIVASPNNEQFALKLHRLGRTSFRNLKNKRDYHKHRKNMSWLYLSRLSAMKEFAYMKALYERGFPVPKPVDYNRHAVVMELINGYPLCQVHELQDPSALYSEFMELIVKLANHGLIHGDFNEFNLMLDDQDHITMIDFPQMVSTSHPNAEWYFDRDVKCVRDFFAKRFNYESELFPTFKDIRRSCSLDVEVSASGFTKDLERDGALLHPAGPEGNDDEEDEDDEEDGINDVEKEESLDMEEYKHAVLELEGLTVSDPHAKVQRQDDEDNDSERGEEQKVTDSAPADRSEEEPKKELDEELDEAEDECPELAELSASNKNFKPFRDSDSLLHMMEHVRKRTDSEATMGSIGSCSTIPPEIVRQKVRRQLTKQQKAAQRRRLQKGEANLVTKSRRENQNNIKSSMDSASFWG, via the exons ATGGGGAAGCTGAATGTCGTGGTTCTCAGATACTTGTCTCGGGATGACTTTCGAGTCCTCACAGCG GTTGAAATGGGAATGAAGAACCATGAGATTGTTCCAGTGAGTCTCCTGGCCTCCATAGCTAGCCTGAAACATGGCGGCTGCAACAAGGTCCTCAGAGAACTTGTCAAGCACAAACTCGTGGCCTATGAACACACTAAGA CTGTGCAGGGCTATAGGTTGAACAATGGAGGATACGACTACTTGGCTCTGAAAACTCTTTGCTCCAGAGAAGTGATAATTTCAGTTGGAAACCAGATGGGAGTGGGTAAAGAATCAG ACATATACATCGTTGCAAGTCCCAACAATGAACAGTTTGCGCTGAAGCTTCACAGATTGGGTCGTACCTCCTTCAGGAACCTGAAGAACAAAAGAGATTaccacaaacacagaaagaacatGTCCTGGCTTTACCTCTCTCGCCTTTCGGCCATGAAAGAGTTTGCCTATATGAag GCATTGTATGAAAGAGGATTCCCTGTTCCCAAACCTGTGGACTATAACAGACATGCTGTAGTGATGGAGCTCATCAATGGATATCCTCT ATGTCAGGTCCATGAGCTGCAGGATCCATCAGCCCTGTACAGTGAATTCATGGAGCTCATCGTCAAACTGGCCAATCACGGCTTGATTCATGGAGACTTCAACGAGTTCAACCTTATGTTAGACGACCAGGACCACATCACTATGATTGACTTCCCTCAGATGGTGTCCACCTCACACCCTAATGCAGAATG GTATTTTGACAGAGATGTCAAATGCGTCAGAGATTTCTTTGCAAAACGGTTCAATTATGAGAGTGAGCTCTTCCCAACCTTCAAAGACATCAG acggtctTGTTCTCTAGATGTCGAAGTCTCAGCAAGCGGCTTCACAAAAGATCTGGAGAGAGACGGTGCACTGCTGCACCCAGCTGGGCCTGAGggaaatgatgatgaagaagatgaggatgatgaagaagatggaaTAAATGAtgtagaaaaagaagagagtTTGGACATGGAGGAATATAAGCATGCAGTTCTAGAACTGGAAGGTCTAACAGTCAGTGACCCTCATGCCAAGGTGCAAAGACAAGATGATGAGGACAATGATagtgaaagaggagaagaaCAAAAAGTGACCGATTCAGCACCTGCTGACAGAAGTGAAGAAGAACCCAAGAAAGAATTGGATGAAGAGTTGGATGAGGCAGAGGATGAGTGTCCAGAGTTAGCAGAGCTTTCTGCCTCCAACAAAAATTTCAAACCCTTCAG AGACTCAGACAGTCTTCTACACATGATGGAACACGTGAGGAAGAGGACAGACAGCGAAGCCACAATGGGCAGCATAGGGAGCTGCTCCACCATACCTCCA GAGATCGTCCGTCAGAAGGTGCGGAGGCAGCTCACCAAACAGcagaaggctgcacagaggagaCGTCTACAGAAGGGAGAAGCCAACTTGGTGACCAAATCCAGGAGAGAGAACCAAAATAACATCAAGTCTAGCATGGATAGTGCGTCCTTCTGGGGGTGA